The window TCCTAATCTTCTTCACACATGGTCTTTCTCACTTAGTATTTCAGCAATCAAATTGAAGTTTTCATTTCGCTTATATATGTCTAACCATGTGACGTAACAGATTTAAATGGATTTTGCCTATATCTGGTTGACTCctcctgcaaagaaaaagtaaggaaaCAAAATGGTTCCAAACTTCTCAGCTTAAGCTCTTGAGTTGTTTTTGAAGGGACAGAATTGCAAATTTGTCTAACTGGAGTCAAACTAATTCAGTAAAAATGTGacattcatgtttttttcacCATATGTCTTTACCTTGGATGTATATGGTGATATAATTTTAGTTGGAGCTGTAGCTAGCATTTGTTTCCATACCTGTACGACAGATGATAATAATCCatcttcttgcttttttttcagaactctttcagaaaatgacAGTACCTCTTTACCACCTTCTGATTCCTGCACCAGTCCTACTAAAATGGATTTGTCATTCAGTAAGACTGCCAAACAGTGCCTAGAGGAGATATCTGGTAAGTGACAAAAAGTCAGAAAAACCTCAATTTTGGAATTGTGTGcttctttctttatatttttttttcttaccaggAGCTTTACAGTGCactgaaataatatttctgaCTACAATTCATGAGTGGCTTCAACATACAGAAAATTTGTATATTGTAATTATTGCATATATAGATATGTACAATACAGTATACAGAAAATTTGGATCATGCACAGTTACTGTTTCACATGcgaaacagaacaaaatagaaCAGTTCATTTGGAAGTGGCCTTCAAATATCACTGcgtccaactgcctgacctcTTCAGGGCTAGCCAAGAGTTAAAGCGTGTTACTGAAGGCATTGTCCAAATGTCTCTTGGACATTGATGGGCATGGGGCctcaaccacctctctaggaaggCTATCCCAGCATTCAACAATCCTTaccataaataattttttccttctgtcttgtCTGATCCTCCCCTGGCACCCACAAATTCTGTCATTGGTTACCAGTTCCTTGACTGAACGGATtccttctgttctgttctgttctgctccTTCATCATTGCAGAAAATGGACTTTCATAAGTGCGGGTTTGAAGTCATTGTTACTGTTAGAGTCATACTGAACGCTTCAGAACAGCCGTGGGAATTACACTTTAAGATGTTTAACACCGTGTTGCATTTAAGACCTTCAAATTAAGTCATAGCACCAGAACTGAAACATAAATGACATAAGATTATCTTCTTCTTTTGTAAGTGAATCTTTATTTAGTAAACAAGGAAATGAACAAGTCCTTACCATTGTACCTGTCTTTTAAGTTACTGCTAGAGCTAAGCTGGTATGGGTTCTGTTCTGCAATTCCATGTAAAACTGGAGTAAAGGCTTTATTTCCCTTGTTAGGTTACAAATgtgaggacttttttttttcttttttaaatcacattgGAATAGTTCCTTTGAAGTCAACAGAGACCTACTGATTTACATTACCCCAGGATCTGGCCATAACTGCCTACGGATGCAAAGCAAAGTGTGTCATAGCtgacttcttcatcaggatTGAACTGCATTGCAGGCTCGTGTGGGAGTACTTTCAAAAGGACTCTTTGACagagttgttctttttttttttttcttttctctctaatCAGCATTTTTATTATCAATATCCCCTTTACAAGAATAAAAGGTGAAATCCTGTCCCTGTGGATTCTATTTTAGTTTTGCCATTTTACTCCAAATTCTTAACACTCAAATAAATTTAGAACGAGTCATGCATTTCTTACACAGGATATAACTCACTTTAAAATACTCATTTGACACATCAGTCTAAAATTATCTCTCTACCAGAAGGGAAATCAGATGCCCAGGATTTGTGGGACTGCCTTGGCATTTAGCTGATTCATACTGACATTGAGCTTTTGTCCTGGTTTGTCTTACTGCTTTCAAAAGTTCTGTAAGTCTAACACCCCTTACTTGCACAACCAGCTTTTATAACAAATATGTCACCCTGAAGCTTAGTGAAGTGTTCCCTGCAGGTGACAAGTGCCTGTTAAAGTTATTTTACAGTAGTAAttctttaagttaaaaaaaaaaaaagattctgaatTAATCCAGAAGTCAGATTCTTTAGTCTTGTATGTATAAAGAGTATAAATTGAAACACTTAATGCAATTCAAAGGTTGCTTCAAGGAATTATCTACtgagattattaaaaaaaaaaatcaggtcaGTACTTGCTGAAATGATCAAAAAGGATATCATGTCTCCTGGCCTTTTACtgttctgaagagaaatggaacagcatcaaaaagaagaaaaaagcataagGGGCACTAGGCATCAGAGATGTTTCTAAGCTGATTATTCAGACTCTGGCATTAGCAGTTGATTGACATAacaggcagcaaagcagaatCACTGGGAAAATATGGTTGAAGGCTTTTGTGCAGCACAAAACAGATGTGTGTCACCTGTAATTGGCTTGTAACAGCATAAATGGCTTAGATACTACATTTGCTGAATATATATTTGTCTGCTTGGTGAACTACCACCAAGGCATTGATGACTGCCATTGGTGAacctgcatggaaaaaaaaagctctttcaCATGGCTACTGTCTTTCTCAGAAACCTTCCACTGTTGCTATGTATGAGCGCATTCTCTATATTATCTCAGGTTTCTTTTCATAAACTGGTAGCCAAATGCACTAGCACAGTATATTTCTAGGTAAAAAGGATAAACAAAAATCATGCAAGCATCTGTGAAACCACTGATCTGGCTATAGGAGAAGGTTCATAAGGGGCTGTCCCACCTGTTTTATATTTCATACTTCATTAGTCTTTACTGTTTTTTATGGTGCCAACTATTGGTAAGGCCAAAATGCTAAAGACGAAGAGAGTCCATATAATAGTATAAATTGTTTCACTACTTTCATTATAATTACATTCTCCTGTTCATTATTGCTCATTGGCTGAAGGTTACTGTCTCTTAACTAGCcaataattaattatttaacagTCCACTAAAGATGGTACATATCTGTAACTACAAAGTGTGATTTTATGATAGAACTTGATTTTATGATATGATTTtatgataggactagagggaatggcttcaagctgcaccagggaggattcaggctggacattaggaaatactagttctctgaaagggtggtcaggcactggaatgggctgcccggagaggtggtggagtcaccgagcctggtggtgttcaaagagtgtttggatgttgtgttgagggacgtggtttagcgagaaccattggtgatgggtgaatggttgaactggatgatcctgtgggtcttttccaaccttagcgattctatgattctatgaaatcagtGATAATGTTTGGCTTTAGCAAGTGTTTACTCAATCAAAGAGCTTAAagcaaaatgtttaattaaataattagtCATGAATTTACAAATATTGGCAAATTATAAAAAATTCTGAGGGATGAAGCAGAAATGAGAATAATTTAGTTTAAGAGTTATGTGCTAATGTCAATGACAGGATTTTCATAACAACATTCAATTTTCAAGCTTTTATGTTACTGCGCTTCTTTTGTGCtctctgaaatagaaataaagaaaagagaatagagaaatgggggaaaaaaagaaataataggtATGGAAATAGTTTACCAATCTTTTTTCAAGTAAGCTTCACTGAAGAGACTCATAATGTTATGCATTTGCAGATCTATTACATAATTCATTTGAACAACTGCAAATGATGTGCAGAGACTTCAAAGAACATCGTATCTGACAGCAGAAGTTGTCCCAAGTTTATTAGTggttaaaatcatttttataattCCTTTTATGAAAGAGATGGTAAATACAGTGTCATGCATTACGCTGACTGTGATGGAGTGGGGAAATTCCCTGTGCTGTTCTTTATTTAATCATGTTCCTGTGTGCTGGGTGGGGAATACATTGAACTGCAGGGTGGTTGGGGAATAATGCTCTGTCatgacatttgctttcctctggTCTCCCATACTGTGCGATTGGTTTAGAAAGATTTATTTACTCATTGCTACAATTTAAAATGGAGGCATGAGCTTTACAAAAGTGGTTTTCAATAAAGAAACCTGAGAATTTCCACACTGCAGTTTTATGTTTTGTCAAATAACAGACTGCAGAAAGGTGTGGTGAAGCAGGAGGATAAATCCAGAGCACTTTGCACTGACAGTTTGGTCCAAACGTACATGTGCATCTGCTCTATCTAAGGATAGATCTGTATACCATGTGAGGCAGCGGGATTCATGGGAGAAAAGTTTGTATACCCTTATAATTAAGAGCTGTAGTGTAATGTTTGTATACATAAGGGCTGAACGAAGGTTGTGTGAGTAGACCAAATGCTTCCATACCCCAGCGTTTTTCTCATCGTGTTTTTAATACACAAAAGGAAAGCGTAGCTGCCAGCTGCGCTCATGTGGCCCCCATGCAGCTGTCATTTCTATCCTGGACTTTGGCccatgctgcagctgggctgcggCGTATAGTTCTGAGGACTGAATATGCCAGGCCAGTTTTGGTGCTCCTGTGCCTGGTGTGTCTGTGCAGAGAGCTGAGTGCTTCCCTAGGAGAGCAATGCTTGGTGCTTCCCACAGGGCTGGAGCTCCACTGAGCGCATCCCCACCAGCTGATGCTGTTGGTGGGCATGAGCACAGTTGCAGAAACCATCAAGGGCGCGTGTGCCACTAGGCCTAGCAGACCCTGGGAGTTATGTCAATGGGGCAACCCTCTAGGTATTGCTTTTCAGATGTAACATGTGAGACTTTATCACATCAGAGTGACAGAGTTTTGTTCTGGTGCCATGATTCTGTGGGCTAGGTGGGGAGTGGGTGTGGGCTCTCTTCTTGACTCTGTCTTTCTAGGAATGTGCCAGTGATTCAGTGTGGAAAACTGTCATTGTTTGAGACTGCTGACTCTTTTCTCAGTTAGTTCTGTGTTTATGAGGGTTACCcaggaaaaaatgcagtcttCCTTTAACAGGAAGTTTCTCCCCctgttctttaatttttctactgttttaaaAACTGCACTGAGAAAGGGAAATGCAAGGAATGCACTGAGGCTTCTCTTTACGTCCACTTATTCCTGTAGGGAATCTGAATACTTTGTAATTCTTAGAATGGCATTTTCAAAGGTTACCTCCCTGTCAAAGCTTCCCGGGTAGGGATTTGAGAGAAGCAATATATtgttatataaaatatttatgttcaaAGATTTCTACATAATGTCttatgacatcagttgcccttaGATAAGGAAATTTGTTTATAGAAATtaggagggtttttttttgttgtttatccTTCTACCATTTCTGGAGCTTACATCTTTTTCCCTGTGAGAAAAGgtatatattaaaatgtaaagtcttcttttcctcttgatgttttatttaaaaaccaCCTTTAGAACTGAACAACTTAGTTCGGACATGATATCGAGTTGCTTTATATGAAAATTACTATTCCATTTAATAGGATTTCTTCAGAAGATTGTGAAACAGTAATTTAATCACAGCTTTTTAATTCCTTACCAGAGTCTGAACCTCACAGAGATGCAAACAAGATATATTTTAAgactaaagaaacaaaatatttccttctatAAATCATCTTGCTGGGTAGTTGCTGTTGTATTCTATTTATTAGCTTCCTTATGAtcttaaattaaattttctaaTTTATAACAGAAATGGCAAGGCTCAAAGTCCATTTGCAAATCTGCTTTTAGCTTCCTGCACAAGGAGTAGCAGTGATATGGAAGAAATTGTTCATCATCCTTACCTTTTTGGGAGAAAACTAGCATTTGCACTGAGCTAGATCTGTGACTGTAGCATCCCGTTCAGGTGGAGCTGTGTCTTGAAACCTGTGGCACTGTAAACTGGGCAGAGGCTTCTGTGTCTCCGGTTTAATTCACCAGGATGTTTGCTGCcatggcagccagcagcattCGCTGCAGTAGCAGAGAAGAGTCATATATCTGGGAATGCAGGTTGAATACTAAAATGCAAGGAGGCTTGTGCAGAGCTTTGCTTCAGTGGTTAATTTTGGCTCTTTATTGAGCTCTGACGTGGAGGCTGTACTTGCAGTTCTGTGTCAGCCCATCTGAAGTGAAGAGCCGTGCGCCAGGAGCAGTCATGATCTGGTGAGAGAGGGGAAAACGCCTGAGATAGCACTTGTGCCTACTTTGGATTTCAGAGTGCAGCAGCCGTAGACAGAGATGCAGGCCCACCGCTCCGATGAGACCGGTGATTGGATGGAGAGGGGAAAACACGGTTGGCTTTTGGGATTActtctgtgctggagcagagtgTTTGATCAACTCTCTTCTGCTTGAGAGAAATCCAAGTGAAAATGACTGTAAGTACTGCAGATTAATGTGACAGGAGAGAAGTGGCTTAGCAGAGACAGCGGcgtaattttaaagaaaatgactgTGCCTGTCTAGTCACTTACAGTGTGTATAGTGCATGTTTGAGCTGTACTTTTCATTACACGTGAAAGGATGTGCTCCCTGGGATGTGCAGCGTGTGATGCTGTAAGGGTCACCTCCAGACCGTGCTGAAGAACTGAACTGCTGCCCATCTCGGGAATATGAAATCTGGCTGAGGTGAAGCACAGCTGGGAAGATGCAGCGATCTGCTGAACTGTCAGTGTTTAAAGGCAAGGAGGTTAGGAGAGGGTGTGTTCGTCTTCAGAAGCAGAAGTCTCTAACCAACCTCACACTCATCAGCGAAGGGGAGAAGAGGCGACACTCATATAGGGAGAACTGGTTTGGAAACGCCTCCAAGTCCAGCCAGAGTTACCATCAGCAGGAGGCAGAAGCTGGGAGCAAAGGCTTGCTTTCCAAGGCACTCTCGCGCTCAGTGCACTCCCTCTGTCAGCCTGGCCTCACCGCACCCCAAGCATTTCAAGCACTACCACCTGCTGGAAGCAGGACCTCCAAGAGGTCTGGAGACCGGCGTACAGATGAATGCTTTGGGATTGATAATCAGGAGAGGGGGAAATCAGATGATGAGAACGTATCCTGCACGGCTCATTTCCCTAGCAGAAActgggcagaggaggaggaggaaggctgctTGCGTGAAGGAACTGCACATCTGGATGAAGATGTCATAATAACAATGCTGGGGGACTTAGAACAGGTCCTTTATACTGATATTTTGGGTAAGTTAATGTTGTCTTGAAATCAGAGAGAGCAGGAGACCCATGAATTAGCACATTTCTGCACGGAGCAGATTTTTGATCTTGACAGTGATTTCATGAGACAGAACTGGGTTTGTTTGCAATAGTATGCAAAAACAGGGTCTGGTcactttttccttgtttgcttACTCTTATCTCTAAAGACTGTGAAATGAAGACAGTTGTCTAAATCATTTTTGATGGGTGCATGGGCAGCAACAATGTGTGAATAATTGAGTGTAGTTTTCTTAAGCTGTTGGAAAAAATTAAGGTGAAACATTTAGGTACTATTAGTTCACTCTCAAATTAATCTCATGGCGTTCATTGCCATGAATTTTAAACCAAACGTTGAATTCAAGATTCCAATTTATAGCAAATATGTTTTGGCCTACATACAAACTGTCTGTTACTGCTCCCGCTGTTCCTCTGTTGATAATTTCATCCATACATGAGGAATTGTTAGTGCCAGGGTTTCACACTTTAGCTATATCAGTGCATGCCAGAGAGCATTTGAAGTCCACTGCCATGGGTTCTTCAAAAGGCTTCTGTATTACTGGCTTTACTTTTCATCTCTCAGTGCTCAGAGTGTTCATTATTAGAGCTTTGTTCTTTAGCCAGTCAAATGGTTGAAATGTCATCTTGCTTTTCCAAGGTCACCCAGCATGTGTCTGGCCTGGAGGCTCTTTTCTGGTGGGTGTGCTAGCCTTGATTGTGTTTAAATTCAGGATAAAATGTTTGCTGTACATCTAACACAGAAAGCTATCATCTCCAAATGACAATGAAACAAGCACTCTCTTTTTATGCTTAACCTATTAGACTATAGTTGTATTCTAGAAGAGGTTTCTTCTAGAGATTAGAAGCTTGTTAGCAAAGGCAGCTGAATTCTTCACCTTCTCCTGCTTCTTGAGCAAATCTCTGTTCTTTGTGaacctcagtttccccatctgcaGAGTCATGCTGGTACTATCATTTGTGAATGAAGTTAATGTCTAAGAGCAGAACTTCTCTGACAAGCTGCTTATTATTTGAATCCTTTAGTGAAAATCACAAAATTAATGCAATTATTATTCTCTCATTATCTGCTTTGGGCTGTAATTACATGCACACAAGTACCAAAATGATCgtgaatgttatttttaaatgtgcagTGTGGGTAAGCTTCAGAATAGTAAATGCAAAAGTTTAACCTAGGTCATTACTGATTTCTGTAAGGTGCTTATTTTGATTTCCTGTATGTGTATCTCACACAATGGGAGaacaaacagcatttcttaGAAACTTACTGAGAGATGCTGTAATGTTTCACTACTAACAGGCAAGAATGTGGGGGGCAAGTTTTTGGAATGTTTATGTTTAATACAAATGATGAAGCTACAGATGATTTAAGGAGATTACATATCATGAGGTCAGTAAAAGATCTACATCCAACTTCCTTCTAAGAGGagcagtattttgaaagaaagtttCACAGAGCCCTGGTTTTAGTCTTTCTTATCCCAGCCTCTGTGCATGAAGCAGAATGACTTTTCTTGTGTGCAAAGCAGAGTCACTTGAGATTACTAACCATTTCTGATATGTGAAGGCATACAAATATGGGTAGACTGCATGACAGGAGTGCCTATTGTTATAACAGGGTGTGAGGAGGAATTTGGGATCCCTTTGAACCTATCCGTTGTGTCCCAATCCTTCTGCAGTAAGACATAATGTCTGTTCTGGCAGGCAGGGTGTAGCTAGTTTTCAGAATAATGTATCCACTAGTCCTATGGTCTTCTCTGTGGAAGATTTTATGTACATTAGGAGCAACAGAAAAGTCCTGAAAATGTAGATAATGTCAGGTTCAAGTCAGTTCTGAGAGTCTCACACTCACCACAAAAAATTTCTCAAGCATCGTGTTCAGTTGTTTATACTTTCTGACTTATTAATCAGGGATACAGCATAAACCCATCAATCTGCCcttaggagaaagaaaaaatgatagtTATTTGTAAAACACTTAGTAGCTATGGTAATGGGGATTTCTTATATAGCACTATACAGCATTTTAAGATCATAACATTCCAGTTCTATCTCTTCTAGAAAAAGTAGTGAAATGGTTTTGATATTACCCCTGTGTGACTGAGACATCAAAAGAGATTACACCTCAACATTTCCACCTTTCCAGGAGATAAGAGTGCTACTTTTTATGATGTTATCTGTCTGAAGATGAAACATTCtctgtgaaaatatattttggcaGTTTGCCATATAAacatacttctttctttcttttgctattgCAATTACATCTGAAGGCTTTGTTATGCTAGTTATTGTGCcacagatattaaaaaagacAGTTATTGTCATTGTTGCTGCAAGAATTTGCAGAGTTAGCATACAGCAAAGGACAACTGGCAAGGAtaaacaaggaaggaaaaggcaaagataCTGTAAATGCAGATTATATTCAGTTCCTCAAATAAATACAGAGGTAAATGATTGTTTTGCGTTAATTCTGCCTGCTTACACCCTgagatttctctttctgtgttaaTGGAATATTGTCTCATACCAGCACACTTATGATTCACTTCTGGTTTGAGGGAAGGCAGGGAACAGGCCTGGGGTTTCCCCCACGTAAGTATTGTGGCAGGAAGATTCACTTTCACTCCTGAAAGTGAATTTGAGTCCATTTACCAGAGGGGCAAAGTGTGATGGCAGTGAAGAACTGTGTGTACTGGAGGCATCTGCCTGCAGGCAGTCCTGGACAGTCTGCCTGAACTCTGTCTGGGCTTTCAGCAGCTGCCTCAGTCTAACAGGATATAATGGTCTCCAGCAAAGCTTTGACATGAACTCTTCTGCCTCACAGGAGTTTCCAGTATGGCACAGAAACCTCTGCAAATAGTACATGGGATCTATGCATAGGTGGGATCAGCAAGGTGCTTGACTAAACAGGTGCCTTTTGTAGAACACAGAAGGTAGTGGTGGTAATTTCAATGAGTGTGAACATTTGCCTCCTTCAGTGCACACAGACGTCTTATTTTAAGGAGCAAAATCTTGTGGATGGGCATACCATCGAGACGAGATAGAGGGTTTGGCAGCAGTTCTTGTCTCCACCCCACCGTCAGTTCCATGCCACCAAGCCAGAGGTTTATGGACTGTCTGGCCATGAAATCACTATGGAATTGATTCAGAGCAATAAAACAATTGGGACAGCACTATTTCCTGAACAACTACTGTCTGCAGCAAAGAGGGCAGAAGATACAGCCATTGGCGGGATAGATGGGAAGTCCTCAAACTGGCACTGGTGCAAAAGCTAGCTTGGCATTGTACCAGAGCTGCATAGTACACTGAATAGTACTGTACATCTTTGGACtatcaggaaagaaagaaagggtaTATAAAATGCATATGCAATAACATGTTTCCATTTATTGCCAaaagttgggattttttttaagtgcctGCACAGTGAGCAGATGATAAAAACATGGAGAGCACAGTAGCAATTTAATTTGTCATTGAGCTGAAAGGCTTCATCCTTtagtcaaaaaataaaataaagaacttAAATTAACCATGGTTAAAATAATACCATTTCTTTCAGCGGGTTCTCTCTtctatttgaaataaatgtctCCATCTCTATTAAACTACTGCCTATTGTAAACCCTTGTTAAACAAATGTTTGTGATTTTGATACAACTTAAACTTTGTATGTTTTACCCACGTCTTCAAACAGATGTTGCATTTGATTGCcttatcagatttttttccttagaacCGTGTTGAATATTTCCCAGCTCTCTTGTCCCCAGGCATCCCCTACTTCTGTCACTTAGATGATACACCCTGCTTTTCCTCAGAGACATCATCTTTCTTGAATTTATACTTGCATAAATCCCCATATAAACATGGGAAGAATAAGGATggcaacagaatgaaaaatgcaGTAACTTAGATATCGATCTTCGTGTGTATTTTACAGTTTACAAACGTGAAATATCATAGTACTACATAGTATTTTGTCTCTGTTTAAGTTTCTGATCTTGAAATTTGTACGATGTTGAAATTAAATTCACAAGACTGTCTCATGATGAATGTGTTTAAAGATGAAACAGTTTCTCAATGTCATGAAaattccagaaataaaatagaagattttTCTGGATGGGAATGTTGGAATCTGGAGTTAAATATCAGAGAAGTGTCTAGTGACTGAATGACATTGTAATTGATGATGATTTTCCATAATGAGGAGTAGGATTGACTGTGAAGTGAGGTGTGACTTCAAATTTGTCATAGATGGAGTCAAAAAGAAAGGACCGACAAGACCGTCTAGTCCAACTGTACTTCTATCACCATTACTActacaagccactaaaccatatctcgtagctcctcatccagacacctcttgaacactgccaggaatggtgactccaccacctccctgggcaggccattccagtgcctgaccactctctgagagaaaaagtttttccttatatctaatctaaatctcccctggcacaacttgtggccatttcctcaggtcctgtttttTGCATCCCTGCTGAAGGCTGCTAAATTCCATAATTGTATAAATGATCCACGTGCTTATAGTGTTTTGACTTTTAACCCAAGTAAAATATATTAAGAATAATCTACTACTTCAGGAACCAAGAAAGATGGTTTGAGTACTTTGAAATATCCTGGATGTTAAGTGCATACAGAACAGCTTCCGTAACAGTCATCCTAGTTCTTTCCAAACACAGATTTACTGTGGCTTTATTTCTTGCCACATCATGTTAAGTGTCCAGGAGGAAAAGGGAGGTATGTGGCATTTCAAGTGGTCCAGGGttgcattttgctttgattGTAGAAGACAAAAATCCAAACACTCTTAATCTGAGTTTCATTAATAGATTTGGGCCCTATCAGGGATACTTCACTAGAACTCTCTTCAATGTATGTGTCTTTTATTATTGAAAGaaagaggttttattttttaacaagttAAAGAGACAGATATGTTTACaatcatacatatatattctcAACTGTTTAACACGAAATATTTGTATGCACTGAAATTTATGTGACTTTTGTTGATTTCTTCCAGGGGAAGACCCTGAAACAAGGAGGATGAGAACTGTAAAAAACATAGCAGACCTTAGGCAGAATTTGGAAGAGACTATGTCCAGCCTTAGAGGGACCCAGATAAGCCACAGGTATGCTGCTTTTGTGTAGACTACTTAAATAGCTTATAGATTATAGAAATGTGTTGTTACTTACTATGTGAATTAGAGACTTAAGGGAAAATTAACTATGACACcatccattttgttttctagacTCCTTCAACCACTTGTATTATTCAGTATACTTTTTATGCAATCATTCACAAAGATGCTTGTTGTTTCATATGCACATCTATTTAATAGCCTATAAAATTTATTCTAGATTATTTACAAGGAAAGATTTTTATCACACAAATATGTGTgcctgcagacagacagacatgcacacacacatgcacaacaTTTTTTAATACTCCATCCATTTCCCCAGcccttgcttttccttgtttCTCAGGAACAGGAAAATTATTCTGACTTCTCCATTTTGTTTTGACAGCACATTGGAGACAACTTTTGACAGCACTGTGACAACAGAAGTGAATGGGAGAAGCATCCCGAGCTTGACAAGCCGGTCCACCCCAGTGACTTGGAGGCTCGGGCAGGCCAGCCCTCGGCTACAGGCAggagatgccccatccctgggcgCTGGGTATCCTCGCAGCAGCGCAAGTCGATTCATACACACAGACCCTTCTCGATTCATGTACACGACCCCACTTCGCCGAGCAGCCGTTTCTCGCCTTGGAAATATCTCACAGATCGACGTGAGTGAGAAGGCAAGCAGTG of the Gallus gallus isolate bGalGal1 chromosome 1, bGalGal1.mat.broiler.GRCg7b, whole genome shotgun sequence genome contains:
- the LOC124417294 gene encoding neuron navigator 1-like, whose protein sequence is MQRSAELSVFKGKEVRRGCVRLQKQKSLTNLTLISEGEKRRHSYRENWFGNASKSSQSYHQQEAEAGSKGLLSKALSRSVHSLCQPGLTAPQAFQALPPAGSRTSKRSGDRRTDECFGIDNQERGKSDDENVSCTAHFPSRNWAEEEEEGCLREGTAHLDEDVIITMLGDLEQVLYTDILGKLMLS